The Candidatus Nitrosocosmicus franklandus genome contains a region encoding:
- a CDS encoding RtcB family protein — MSGSLVTKNGKNVVNKISDNQFQIEKDSSRGMNVPVTIFANDMLISKMALDRTLDQAVNVTTLPGVRKHMVVLPDGHEGYGFPVGGVAASDFEEGIISPGGVGYDINCGVRLIRTNLLESDIRSNLKHLVDSLFSSIPTGVGSEGAIKLTNAELDDLLIDGARWSVEHGYGIDSDLEACEEGGKMNGADPSDISTNARKRGSMQLGSLGSGNHFLEIQKVDKILDKKAANIMGITQEGEIQILIHCGSRGFGHQVCSDYLRLSEQAMKKYDLNVVDRELACVPNNSTEGESYRKSMFSALNFAWANRQMLTHWTRMTFQKVLNLTEQDLEMKLVYDVSHNIAKVERHKIDGEGSRDLVVHRKGATRAFPSGMKQLPLKFQSIGQPVIIPGSMGTASWVLLGSTKSMDLSFGSTAHGAGRTMSRSAAKRMHTLDGVKKKLESRGIYVRSLTKNGLIEESPDAYKDVDMVADVSHNVGIATKVVRLVPLGVIKG, encoded by the coding sequence ATGTCTGGTTCATTAGTAACAAAAAATGGTAAAAATGTAGTTAATAAGATTTCAGATAATCAATTTCAGATAGAAAAGGATAGTTCACGTGGAATGAATGTTCCAGTAACAATATTTGCAAATGACATGCTGATATCCAAAATGGCACTTGATCGAACACTAGATCAGGCAGTAAATGTCACAACTCTTCCTGGTGTTAGAAAGCACATGGTTGTACTTCCGGATGGACATGAAGGCTACGGATTTCCTGTAGGTGGGGTTGCTGCATCTGATTTCGAAGAAGGCATCATTAGTCCTGGTGGGGTTGGATATGATATTAATTGCGGAGTTAGATTGATTCGAACGAATTTGTTAGAGTCCGATATCCGTTCGAATCTTAAACACCTGGTAGATTCGTTATTTTCGTCTATCCCTACTGGTGTAGGAAGTGAGGGAGCTATTAAACTGACTAATGCGGAGCTTGATGATTTGCTTATAGATGGTGCGCGATGGTCGGTAGAACACGGTTATGGTATAGATAGTGATCTGGAAGCATGTGAAGAGGGCGGGAAAATGAATGGAGCGGATCCTTCTGACATTTCTACAAATGCAAGGAAAAGAGGGTCAATGCAATTGGGGAGTTTGGGTTCGGGAAATCACTTTCTGGAGATCCAAAAGGTAGACAAGATACTTGATAAGAAAGCAGCAAATATAATGGGTATTACACAAGAGGGAGAAATACAGATTCTCATACATTGTGGTTCGCGTGGATTTGGACACCAAGTTTGTTCAGACTATTTGAGATTATCAGAACAAGCTATGAAAAAGTATGATCTAAATGTAGTGGACAGAGAATTAGCATGCGTACCCAATAATTCAACGGAGGGTGAAAGTTACAGAAAATCGATGTTCTCTGCACTGAATTTTGCTTGGGCAAATAGACAAATGCTTACCCACTGGACTAGAATGACATTTCAAAAGGTTCTAAATTTAACTGAGCAAGATCTAGAAATGAAATTAGTTTATGATGTGTCTCATAACATTGCAAAGGTGGAACGTCACAAAATTGATGGAGAAGGGTCTCGCGATTTAGTGGTACATAGAAAAGGAGCCACACGCGCATTTCCTTCTGGAATGAAACAACTACCATTAAAATTTCAGTCAATCGGTCAACCAGTAATTATTCCAGGCTCAATGGGTACTGCTAGTTGGGTTCTTTTGGGCTCTACAAAATCTATGGATCTTAGCTTCGGGTCAACTGCGCATGGAGCAGGTAGAACCATGTCGAGATCAGCTGCGAAAAGGATGCATACTCTTGATGGTGTGAAGAAAAAACTGGAGTCAAGAGGAATATACGTCAGATCTTTGACCAAAAATGGACTAATTGAAGAATCTCCTGATGCATATAAAGACGTAGATATGGTAGCCGATGTGTCACATAACGTGGGAATCGCTACAAAAGTAGTAAGACTCGTTCCTCTGGGAGTTATTAAAGGTTAA
- a CDS encoding double-stranded DNA-binding protein, producing the protein MDDPDLELIKARKMKKLQEQLAFRERQEQEKAKIRDKNNLELQNQINKQKSDELDSERKFLLHHMYDRGDEVLKLAEQQFPFQTKMIIKRLNELIRFGEISRISGGDLLSVYRSLGMKIRVDTHISISDHGKTISFSDKLRESTSSEQDAE; encoded by the coding sequence ATGGATGATCCAGATCTTGAATTGATCAAAGCACGGAAGATGAAGAAATTACAGGAACAATTGGCATTCAGAGAAAGACAGGAACAAGAAAAGGCAAAGATTAGGGACAAGAATAATTTGGAACTCCAAAATCAAATAAATAAACAAAAATCTGATGAACTTGATTCCGAAAGGAAATTTTTACTACATCACATGTATGATAGGGGCGATGAAGTTCTAAAACTTGCAGAACAACAATTTCCATTTCAAACCAAAATGATCATCAAGAGGTTGAACGAGTTGATTCGGTTCGGAGAAATTTCTAGAATATCTGGTGGTGATCTGCTAAGTGTTTATAGATCGCTTGGAATGAAGATTAGGGTCGATACTCACATATCCATATCAGATCATGGCAAAACAATAAGCTTTTCCGATAAATTAAGAGAATCAACATCTTCAGAACAGGATGCTGAATAA
- a CDS encoding methane monooxygenase/ammonia monooxygenase subunit C: protein MAQMPALIPKEVEIQRLKKIYLMVIMLGSIAASVEVDNFVDGSLHQTAIRDSAFTPAHWWLYSHFIALPLGWGFVAMYDRRVPVLRGPNNSMNTGLKITIIGYLATMFTIGINEMWHFWFVEEIFSVPNHWMFNMGVVVAFMGALAYVVRVYARLVELGAETPARNPYVAEMYKLALEGKLYSRSIP from the coding sequence ATGGCACAAATGCCAGCACTAATTCCAAAAGAAGTAGAAATTCAAAGACTAAAAAAGATCTATTTGATGGTCATTATGCTAGGATCTATTGCTGCATCAGTCGAAGTAGACAACTTTGTTGATGGATCTCTTCACCAAACAGCAATCAGAGATAGTGCATTTACACCAGCACACTGGTGGTTGTACAGTCACTTTATTGCACTTCCCTTAGGCTGGGGATTTGTTGCAATGTATGACAGAAGAGTTCCAGTACTACGAGGACCAAACAACTCAATGAATACCGGTCTAAAGATCACCATTATCGGTTACTTGGCAACCATGTTTACCATAGGTATCAACGAAATGTGGCACTTTTGGTTCGTTGAAGAGATATTCTCAGTACCAAACCACTGGATGTTTAACATGGGTGTAGTAGTAGCATTTATGGGTGCTTTGGCCTATGTGGTCAGAGTATACGCACGTTTGGTGGAGCTTGGAGCTGAAACTCCTGCAAGAAATCCATACGTAGCAGAAATGTACAAACTAGCATTAGAAGGAAAGCTCTACAGCAGATCAATCCCATAA
- the radA gene encoding DNA repair and recombination protein RadA: MGEKKNSERIKDEDVMNALSNESHEIEAATATAAATDDLESKPIPSMIDDLDIQDIPGIGPTTAKKLRDAGILTVMDLAVASSEELSVEINSSKESSAAFIIAAQQLLRDSNLLDKEFVTADVALEKRKSMLRCTTGSRALDKLLLGGIETQAVTEFYGEFGSGKSQICHTLCVTASQPVENGGFGGGSIYIDTEGTFRPERIDQIAISRGLDPVSVLKSIAVCKVYNSSHLELIIKDLGKYINDFKARLVIIDSIISLHRAEFAGRGTLADRQQRLNSMLHKIIRLAEIYNISVVITNQVQSSPDTFFGDPTKAAGGNVLGHASTYRIYLRKSGENRTAKMIDSPYHPYSDTKFTVTERGVDDLEEETSSKRGK; this comes from the coding sequence ATGGGAGAAAAAAAGAATAGCGAAAGGATAAAAGATGAGGACGTTATGAATGCTCTTTCTAATGAAAGCCATGAAATTGAAGCAGCAACTGCAACCGCAGCTGCAACAGACGATCTCGAATCAAAGCCTATCCCTTCAATGATTGATGATTTAGATATTCAAGATATTCCTGGTATTGGACCTACTACTGCAAAAAAATTGAGAGATGCGGGTATTTTGACGGTAATGGATTTGGCTGTTGCGTCTTCTGAAGAATTGTCTGTTGAGATTAATTCTTCAAAGGAAAGTTCGGCCGCATTTATTATAGCCGCCCAACAATTACTGCGTGACTCTAATCTTTTGGATAAAGAATTTGTTACAGCAGATGTGGCCCTTGAAAAAAGAAAATCTATGTTGAGATGTACAACAGGTTCAAGAGCTTTGGATAAACTTTTACTTGGAGGAATAGAGACACAAGCTGTTACAGAATTTTATGGTGAATTTGGATCTGGAAAATCTCAAATCTGCCATACACTCTGTGTGACAGCAAGTCAGCCTGTCGAGAATGGTGGGTTTGGAGGTGGTTCAATTTATATCGACACTGAGGGAACGTTTCGACCTGAAAGAATCGATCAGATAGCAATATCAAGAGGACTTGATCCAGTAAGCGTTTTAAAGAGTATTGCGGTCTGTAAGGTATACAATAGCTCTCACCTTGAATTAATCATCAAGGATCTTGGAAAATACATTAATGATTTCAAAGCAAGGCTGGTTATAATAGATAGTATTATTTCATTGCATAGAGCAGAATTTGCAGGAAGAGGCACCCTTGCTGATAGACAACAGCGACTTAACTCAATGCTACACAAAATAATTCGATTGGCTGAAATATATAACATATCTGTTGTAATAACCAATCAGGTTCAATCTTCGCCAGACACATTTTTTGGAGATCCTACAAAAGCAGCTGGAGGAAATGTTCTAGGTCATGCTTCGACTTATAGAATATACCTTAGAAAATCTGGTGAAAATAGAACTGCCAAGATGATTGATTCTCCATACCATCCCTACTCAGACACAAAGTTTACAGTAACAGAAAGAGGTGTGGATGACTTGGAAGAAGAGACGAGTTCAAAGAGAGGAAAATAA
- a CDS encoding adenylate kinase family protein, with product MVITGTPGVGKHTVAKSLSTIMGNIPILDINEIILSKCLFTNSEDYKEVDIQKSCEILTLLLSKDEFQNSIIIGHLAPYVINSQLVDFVVVLRRSPYELQKIYQERCYSDSKTRDNINAEILGILSYDASANFDFSKLSEFENSSNLLPSSVAQSIYDMWLDTKSRSFGFIDWISLIQSDPEMLKYIK from the coding sequence GTGGTAATTACTGGTACGCCAGGTGTAGGCAAACATACCGTTGCCAAATCGCTGTCCACTATCATGGGAAACATACCCATATTGGATATAAATGAAATTATTTTATCTAAATGTCTATTTACCAATTCAGAAGACTACAAAGAGGTGGATATTCAAAAGTCGTGTGAAATTTTAACACTTTTGCTATCAAAGGACGAGTTTCAAAATTCAATAATAATTGGACATCTAGCACCGTATGTTATTAATTCTCAACTGGTTGATTTTGTAGTCGTACTAAGGAGATCGCCATATGAACTACAAAAAATTTATCAGGAGAGGTGTTATTCAGATTCTAAAACTAGGGATAATATTAATGCCGAGATTTTAGGTATTTTATCATATGATGCCTCTGCAAATTTTGACTTTTCAAAACTTTCCGAATTCGAGAATTCGTCCAATTTATTGCCTTCATCAGTTGCCCAAAGCATATATGATATGTGGTTGGATACAAAATCGAGATCATTTGGATTTATCGACTGGATATCATTAATTCAAAGTGATCCGGAAATGCTAAAATATATAAAATGA
- a CDS encoding Lsm family RNA-binding protein: MAALISRRFAEESVQFLGKKVSIETSDNKTYSGILTGFNERFDLILDNVDSQQIQKLMVNGHFVKEVKLLERPFDLKALSERLSRVFPGLVKIREDVGAIIVMDKIKVTESGIEEGSGLAATRVKAIYDEFLRESKN; encoded by the coding sequence ATGGCTGCTTTAATTTCAAGAAGGTTTGCTGAAGAAAGTGTACAATTTCTAGGAAAAAAGGTTTCAATTGAAACATCTGACAATAAAACTTATTCAGGTATTTTGACTGGTTTTAATGAAAGATTTGATTTAATATTAGATAATGTTGATTCTCAGCAGATTCAAAAACTAATGGTCAATGGCCACTTTGTAAAAGAGGTTAAACTTTTAGAAAGACCTTTCGATTTAAAAGCTCTTTCTGAAAGGTTGTCAAGGGTTTTTCCTGGGCTGGTTAAGATTCGTGAGGATGTAGGTGCTATAATTGTAATGGATAAGATTAAAGTCACGGAGTCTGGAATAGAAGAAGGTTCTGGTTTGGCTGCAACACGTGTGAAAGCCATTTATGACGAATTCCTTAGGGAGTCAAAGAACTAG
- the tgtA gene encoding tRNA guanosine(15) transglycosylase TgtA, which yields MKCTDLAARIGKLFTPHGYFETPAFIPVVHPVKQQISPSFLKSLGFECIITNAYITFKYYGNDAQKQGIHKIVNYDGPIMTDSGGYQVLEYGKVSVTPSTMAQFEIDIGSDIPVPLDKPTGYGLPYNTAKSFVHETISNIDETIEVIKKNRSGAFADDKNVQSDINNELSSKGELWAGTIQGAEHFDLVRYSASILEKKGFSFFAIGSPVELMEAYEFSILAKLIEATKLSIPNKPIHLFGAGHPLTIPLAVALGCDTFDSASYILYAKADRYMSSSGTLRLDDLSYLPCCCPVCSHFTIKELKNEEPDNRTINLAKHNLFILKQEMGSVKQAIYDGRLWEYVLQKARSHPKLMDAIHAMKNFEYIQQNTPIFKHKAIYLFEPLDQFRPELTNYRKMLLNNYRSASNSDSLILYPDQGIRPFYSSSLLKKLSISFPDSSICLYNPFFGLIPVEISDIYPASHNIIVKSFDEYDSKDYIEFLKLFHSFLKNNEFRSIHILANKFMKRLIPHLKIADEVEVKIEDFS from the coding sequence GTGAAATGTACTGATCTAGCAGCTCGAATTGGTAAACTGTTTACTCCTCATGGTTATTTTGAAACACCCGCATTTATACCAGTAGTTCACCCAGTCAAACAACAGATAAGTCCTAGTTTTTTAAAATCACTCGGTTTTGAATGTATAATTACCAATGCATATATAACTTTCAAATATTATGGTAATGATGCCCAAAAACAGGGAATCCATAAAATCGTTAATTATGACGGCCCAATAATGACCGACTCTGGGGGCTATCAAGTTTTAGAATATGGTAAGGTAAGTGTTACTCCATCCACAATGGCTCAGTTTGAGATTGATATTGGAAGCGACATACCGGTTCCATTGGATAAACCTACAGGTTATGGTTTGCCTTATAATACGGCCAAGTCTTTTGTACATGAAACAATATCAAATATTGATGAAACTATAGAAGTAATAAAAAAGAACAGATCTGGAGCGTTTGCTGATGACAAGAATGTTCAATCTGATATTAATAATGAATTATCTTCAAAAGGAGAATTATGGGCAGGAACAATTCAAGGTGCTGAACATTTTGATCTGGTAAGGTATTCAGCCTCTATTTTGGAGAAAAAGGGATTTTCATTTTTTGCTATAGGTAGCCCGGTTGAGCTGATGGAAGCTTACGAATTTTCAATATTGGCTAAACTTATAGAAGCAACCAAGTTATCTATTCCAAACAAACCTATTCACTTATTCGGTGCTGGTCATCCCTTAACAATTCCACTTGCGGTTGCATTGGGTTGTGATACATTCGATTCTGCCTCATATATTTTGTATGCGAAAGCCGATAGATACATGAGTTCTTCGGGAACATTAAGACTAGATGATCTTTCATATTTGCCATGTTGTTGTCCGGTTTGTTCTCATTTTACAATTAAAGAGTTAAAGAATGAAGAACCCGATAACCGAACTATTAATCTTGCTAAACACAACTTGTTTATTTTAAAACAGGAAATGGGGTCAGTAAAACAGGCAATTTATGATGGGCGCCTATGGGAATACGTGCTACAAAAAGCCAGATCTCATCCAAAATTGATGGATGCAATTCATGCTATGAAAAACTTTGAATATATACAACAAAATACTCCGATATTCAAACATAAGGCAATTTACTTGTTTGAACCGTTAGATCAGTTCAGACCAGAGTTAACAAACTATCGGAAAATGTTGCTAAACAATTATAGATCAGCATCGAATAGTGATTCATTAATACTTTATCCTGATCAAGGAATAAGACCGTTTTATTCTTCATCGTTGTTAAAAAAACTTTCTATCTCCTTTCCTGATTCCTCGATTTGTCTATATAATCCATTTTTTGGCCTGATCCCTGTTGAAATTTCAGATATTTACCCTGCTTCTCATAATATTATTGTAAAAAGCTTTGATGAATATGACTCCAAAGATTATATCGAATTCTTAAAGTTATTTCATTCATTCTTGAAAAATAATGAATTTAGATCGATTCATATCCTTGCCAACAAGTTCATGAAAAGGTTAATACCTCACTTAAAAATCGCAGATGAAGTTGAGGTGAAAATTGAGGATTTTAGTTAA
- the psmB gene encoding archaeal proteasome endopeptidase complex subunit beta codes for MHINDDRYPQQILDQIKKGTTTCALTCSDGIVLAADTRASAGLFIADRHVMKIQKVDDHLGMTIAGGVADAQNLVDTMRYNSNIYRLSKREPIPVSSAARLCSNILFNQRYFPFYVQIIMGGFDFRQQKGQIYNIDLFGSMTTEKFISTGSGSPVAYGYLESEYKEGMSVNEAYKVAIQAIAAAIRRNAGTGDGINVVIIDKDGYRELSKEVKDSVGAKF; via the coding sequence ATGCACATTAATGATGACCGATATCCTCAGCAAATTTTAGATCAAATTAAGAAAGGAACTACCACTTGTGCTCTAACATGTAGTGATGGCATAGTATTAGCTGCTGATACCAGAGCTAGTGCAGGGTTATTTATTGCAGACAGGCATGTAATGAAAATACAAAAGGTTGATGATCACTTAGGGATGACCATAGCAGGTGGTGTTGCAGATGCTCAGAATCTGGTCGATACAATGAGATATAACTCTAATATTTACAGGTTATCCAAGAGGGAGCCAATCCCAGTTAGCTCTGCTGCAAGACTTTGTTCTAATATTTTATTTAATCAGAGATATTTTCCGTTTTATGTTCAAATTATCATGGGAGGATTCGATTTTCGCCAACAAAAAGGACAGATCTATAACATAGATTTATTTGGCTCGATGACAACTGAGAAGTTTATTTCTACAGGAAGTGGTTCCCCTGTAGCCTACGGATATCTAGAGTCAGAATACAAAGAAGGAATGAGCGTAAATGAGGCCTATAAAGTAGCGATCCAAGCAATTGCTGCGGCTATTAGAAGAAATGCTGGAACAGGTGATGGCATAAATGTTGTGATAATAGACAAGGACGGATACAGGGAATTATCAAAAGAGGTTAAAGATAGCGTCGGTGCCAAATTCTAA
- the leuC gene encoding 3-isopropylmalate dehydratase large subunit: MAQTLYDKIWDNHVVYSDEKSELSLLYIDRHYIHEVTSPQAFDGLRINKRKVRRPDLTFATVDHNVPTTDRSLPIVDQVSSLQIKTLENNCKEFGISLFDMNDKYQGIVHVIGPELGLTLPGSTIVCGDSHTSTHGAFGSLAFGIGTSEVEHVLATQCLWMKKSKNFEIVLNGGLKNKHCISSKDVILNIIRQIGTSGGSGSVIEYKGDYISSLSMEKRMTICNMSIEGGARAGLIAPDDTTFDYLRGRIFSPTNESFEQLVQDWKDLRSDNGAKYDRTFSINIDDLAPQVTWGTNPSMTVDVDSVVPSPDEYSKGNDEEKKSAIKALQYMDLEPGVQITDIHVDRVFIGSCTNARLEDLIEASEIVKGRKVSSAVKAMVVPGSQQVKLAAEKLGLDKIFINAGFEWREPGCSMCLGMNPDILQVGERCASTSNRNFEGRQGAGGRTHLVSPMMAAAAAIAGKFVDVREWI, translated from the coding sequence TTGGCACAAACTCTGTATGATAAGATCTGGGATAATCATGTAGTATATTCTGATGAAAAAAGTGAATTGTCTCTATTATACATTGATAGACATTACATACATGAAGTAACTTCGCCTCAAGCTTTTGATGGCCTTAGGATAAACAAGAGAAAAGTTAGGAGACCTGATCTTACTTTTGCTACAGTAGATCATAACGTTCCTACCACTGATCGATCTTTGCCAATTGTAGATCAAGTCTCGTCATTACAAATAAAAACATTGGAAAATAATTGCAAAGAATTTGGTATATCTCTTTTTGATATGAATGACAAATATCAAGGAATAGTGCATGTGATTGGTCCGGAATTAGGATTGACACTTCCAGGCAGTACAATTGTTTGTGGGGATAGTCATACTTCCACTCATGGAGCCTTTGGATCACTGGCTTTTGGTATAGGTACTAGTGAAGTGGAACACGTATTGGCTACTCAGTGTTTGTGGATGAAAAAATCCAAGAATTTTGAGATAGTCTTGAACGGTGGTTTAAAAAATAAGCATTGTATTTCTTCAAAGGATGTAATATTAAACATTATTAGACAAATAGGAACGTCTGGTGGTTCTGGGTCAGTAATTGAATACAAGGGAGATTACATTTCCTCACTTTCTATGGAAAAACGCATGACTATTTGTAATATGTCTATAGAGGGAGGGGCTAGGGCAGGTCTGATTGCACCTGATGATACTACTTTTGACTATCTACGTGGGAGAATCTTTTCACCAACGAATGAATCATTTGAACAATTGGTACAAGATTGGAAGGACTTGAGATCTGATAATGGAGCAAAATATGATCGAACTTTTTCTATAAACATAGACGATCTTGCTCCACAAGTTACATGGGGTACTAATCCTTCCATGACCGTTGATGTTGATTCAGTGGTTCCTTCTCCAGATGAATATTCTAAGGGAAATGATGAGGAAAAGAAATCTGCAATCAAAGCTCTTCAATATATGGATTTAGAACCGGGTGTACAAATTACTGACATTCATGTAGATAGGGTATTCATAGGTTCGTGTACTAATGCAAGACTAGAGGATTTGATAGAGGCATCAGAGATTGTGAAGGGAAGAAAGGTGTCATCTGCTGTTAAGGCTATGGTCGTTCCAGGATCACAGCAGGTAAAACTTGCGGCAGAAAAGTTGGGGTTGGATAAAATATTTATAAATGCCGGTTTTGAATGGAGAGAACCTGGATGTAGTATGTGTTTAGGAATGAATCCTGATATTCTTCAGGTAGGAGAAAGATGTGCGAGCACATCTAATAGGAATTTTGAGGGACGTCAAGGAGCGGGTGGCCGTACTCATCTGGTCAGTCCAATGATGGCAGCTGCAGCTGCTATTGCTGGTAAATTTGTTGATGTGAGGGAATGGATTTAG
- the leuD gene encoding 3-isopropylmalate dehydratase small subunit, with protein MEPFRNLKSKIVPLDIANVDTDQIIPKQFLKLLGKTGYGEYLFFNWRYDEHGIPTKNFVLNLPEYKGRQILLTRENFGIGSSREHAVWALKDYGFKIIIGSSFADIFYNNCFKNGVLVIKLDKNIIEDFFSSKTNDDFYIDLRQQQIRINSSIYSFEIDSTIKESLESGADEISKTLQFESYIKKYEEEKAIKLQPNSIL; from the coding sequence ATGGAACCCTTTAGAAATCTTAAGAGTAAGATTGTACCGCTTGATATTGCTAATGTCGATACCGATCAAATAATCCCTAAACAATTTTTGAAACTACTAGGTAAAACAGGATATGGTGAGTATTTGTTTTTTAATTGGCGTTATGATGAACATGGGATTCCAACGAAGAATTTTGTATTAAATTTACCAGAGTATAAGGGAAGACAAATTCTGTTAACACGTGAAAACTTTGGAATAGGCAGCTCAAGAGAACATGCTGTTTGGGCCCTTAAGGATTATGGATTTAAAATTATAATCGGATCTTCTTTTGCAGATATTTTCTATAACAATTGTTTCAAAAATGGTGTCTTGGTTATTAAATTGGACAAAAATATAATTGAGGATTTCTTTTCATCAAAGACAAACGATGACTTTTACATCGACTTGAGACAACAACAAATAAGGATCAATTCAAGTATTTATTCCTTTGAAATAGACTCAACAATAAAAGAATCATTGGAAAGTGGAGCTGATGAAATATCAAAAACCCTGCAATTCGAGAGCTATATTAAAAAATATGAGGAAGAAAAGGCAATTAAACTTCAGCCTAACTCGATATTATAA